In Mycobacterium stomatepiae, the following are encoded in one genomic region:
- a CDS encoding NlpC/P60 family protein yields the protein MRYIYAPDNALGLQYRHHHIPGWDPPASTHAGAPEENPDTDSPHGSTAWSSGRGLDCSNFTAWVYNYGLGIKFNGDVHQQYDGKAGPMGDRIPKDGPFAPGDLIYLHPDGSENEASHVVIYIDDQHIIDSRAHAQNVVGVQIRNRQGWYRSAVLGAWRPIA from the coding sequence ATGCGCTATATATATGCACCCGACAATGCGCTGGGCCTGCAATACCGTCACCATCACATCCCCGGCTGGGACCCGCCGGCCTCGACCCATGCCGGTGCCCCCGAGGAGAATCCAGACACCGACAGCCCGCATGGGTCGACCGCTTGGAGTTCCGGGCGGGGCCTGGATTGTTCCAATTTCACCGCGTGGGTTTACAACTACGGGCTGGGTATCAAGTTCAACGGCGATGTCCACCAGCAATACGACGGCAAGGCGGGTCCGATGGGCGATCGGATCCCCAAAGACGGTCCCTTCGCGCCCGGCGATCTGATTTATTTGCATCCCGACGGAAGCGAGAACGAAGCCTCGCATGTGGTGATCTACATCGACGATCAACACATCATCGATAGCCGCGCCCACGCACAGAATGTGGTTGGGGTCCAAATTCGCAATCGGCAGGGCTGGTACCGGTCCGCTGTCCTTGGTGCATGGCGGCCGATCGCCTGA
- a CDS encoding flavin-containing monooxygenase: protein MTTRDPRIVIIGAGMAGIAAAYTFKQAGFTNFTILEKGSDVGGVWHWNRYPGLTCDVPSQIYQYGFAPKPDWSHLWAAGADIQRYHRDVVDRFGLEAHLQLNAEVVTAHYDGGTWTVATAGGDDLEADFVVCATGVLHHPNIPDIPGRDSFAGPLVHTARWDPDLPTAGRRIAVIGTGSTGVQVVSALQPAAESLTHFARSAQWILWAPMGLQQPRSLTRALRRWPRLLDLTYAQLQWASGILADIVTKPSWRRSLAQAYARASLRVQIRDPQLRAQLTPDYEPLCKRQVVSGTYYRAIMARNAHLVTDPITEITPTGVRTCDGEHHDVDIIVLATGFHPHNYMRPMSIVGRDGITLDDAWLKGPRAYRMTAIPGFPNLFTVLGPNSPTGSIPLQYSAELTARYIVKWLNKFRDGDVSEVEVTQQATDEFNAAVADAMGPTVWNAGCNSWYLTDDGSIDLWPFDRTTLTQMLSEPEPAHYWTT, encoded by the coding sequence GTGACGACCAGAGACCCCAGGATCGTCATCATTGGCGCCGGGATGGCCGGTATCGCCGCCGCGTATACCTTCAAACAAGCCGGGTTCACCAACTTCACCATCTTGGAGAAGGGTTCCGACGTGGGCGGGGTCTGGCATTGGAACCGTTACCCCGGACTCACTTGCGATGTGCCGTCCCAGATCTACCAGTACGGTTTTGCTCCCAAACCGGACTGGAGCCACCTGTGGGCCGCGGGCGCGGACATTCAGCGATATCACCGTGACGTCGTCGACCGATTCGGGCTGGAGGCGCATCTGCAACTGAACGCCGAGGTCGTCACCGCTCACTACGACGGCGGTACTTGGACGGTGGCCACGGCTGGCGGGGACGACCTCGAGGCCGACTTCGTCGTGTGCGCAACCGGTGTGCTGCACCATCCGAACATTCCCGACATCCCGGGTCGCGACTCCTTTGCCGGACCGTTGGTCCACACCGCACGATGGGATCCCGACTTGCCGACCGCGGGCCGGCGGATTGCGGTCATTGGCACCGGTTCGACTGGTGTACAAGTAGTTTCGGCACTGCAGCCCGCGGCCGAATCGCTCACCCACTTTGCCCGCTCCGCGCAGTGGATCTTGTGGGCGCCGATGGGGCTGCAGCAACCTCGGTCGCTGACCAGGGCGTTGCGCCGCTGGCCGCGGTTGCTGGACCTCACGTATGCCCAGTTGCAGTGGGCGTCGGGAATCCTCGCCGACATCGTGACGAAGCCGTCGTGGCGGCGCAGCCTGGCGCAAGCCTATGCGCGCGCGAGTCTTCGTGTTCAGATCCGCGACCCGCAGTTACGCGCACAGCTCACCCCCGACTATGAACCTTTGTGCAAGCGCCAAGTCGTATCGGGCACCTACTACCGGGCCATCATGGCGCGCAATGCGCACTTGGTCACCGACCCAATCACCGAGATCACACCCACCGGCGTCCGCACTTGCGACGGCGAGCACCACGACGTCGACATCATCGTGCTGGCCACCGGCTTTCACCCACACAACTACATGCGGCCGATGTCGATCGTCGGCCGCGACGGGATCACCCTCGACGACGCTTGGTTGAAGGGTCCCCGCGCCTACCGGATGACCGCAATCCCCGGATTCCCGAATCTGTTCACTGTGCTCGGGCCAAACTCACCGACCGGGTCCATTCCGCTGCAGTACTCCGCGGAATTGACCGCTCGCTACATCGTCAAGTGGCTCAACAAGTTCCGCGACGGCGACGTCAGCGAAGTCGAAGTCACCCAGCAAGCCACCGACGAGTTCAACGCAGCGGTTGCCGACGCCATGGGTCCGACGGTTTGGAACGCCGGCTGCAATTCCTGGTATCTCACCGACGACGGGTCCATCGATCTGTGGCCATTCGACCGGACCACTCTCACCCAGATGCTGAGCGAGCCCGAGCCGGCGCACTACTGGACCACCTAA
- a CDS encoding TetR/AcrR family transcriptional regulator — protein sequence MPRLTRAKRQEQTRAELLEAAKQRFLAHGYAATSLEDIADDAGYSKGAVYSNFGSKPNLCREVLESIHQEKLTEMSDLAKSDTGISERVDALNAWLERTAGDVGWTMLELEFAVLSRHNFELTQMISGLRNQAAQMVVGALRSMLTGQGLTEEQLMLNGSADSLDDLGNLFLSAGIGLGIQRAIDPSLPARPVTATITRIINLLVAVGSGVN from the coding sequence ATGCCACGGCTGACCAGGGCGAAGCGCCAGGAACAGACCCGAGCCGAGCTGCTCGAGGCGGCTAAACAGCGGTTTCTGGCCCATGGTTACGCGGCCACCAGCCTCGAGGACATCGCCGATGACGCCGGCTACTCCAAGGGAGCGGTGTACTCGAATTTCGGAAGTAAGCCCAACCTATGCCGGGAAGTGCTCGAGTCGATCCACCAAGAGAAGCTCACCGAAATGTCCGATCTCGCGAAGTCGGACACCGGGATATCCGAACGGGTCGACGCGCTCAACGCATGGCTGGAACGCACCGCGGGCGACGTGGGATGGACCATGCTGGAACTGGAATTCGCCGTGCTCTCCCGCCACAATTTCGAACTCACCCAAATGATCAGCGGACTACGCAACCAAGCCGCGCAAATGGTCGTCGGTGCACTGCGGTCCATGCTCACCGGCCAAGGGCTGACCGAGGAGCAGCTGATGCTAAACGGGTCTGCCGACAGCCTCGACGATCTCGGCAATCTATTCCTCAGCGCCGGCATCGGGCTGGGCATTCAACGGGCAATCGACCCGTCACTGCCTGCCAGGCCGGTCACCGCCACCATTACGAGGATCATCAATTTGCTTGTCGCCGTGGGTAGCGGCGTCAACTGA
- a CDS encoding patatin-like phospholipase family protein, translated as MAALHALAEQTGIDPRDADLMQGTSAGAEIVTMLGGGASISDLVEMQRGVSGDERLQRHIAATPASLPPIPIPRPLNWRLPRTQRGLAAATGIAPMGRGDTGWLQRLADDFAGPSGWLLHPNSWMVAFDYERGERVSFGTSSAPEATAGQALRASWAIPGWMPPVTIGGRHFVDGGAASTASVDLIEPDAVDVIYVIVPMASENGCRASGVGGFLEYHLFRRAMSAGLQREVDTVRGRGTQVVVISPDHTDLAGLGAHFMRRSRRRAAFESAMRTAPLAIRRALAKSEDM; from the coding sequence ATTGCTGCGCTGCATGCGCTGGCAGAGCAGACCGGCATCGATCCGCGCGACGCCGACCTTATGCAGGGCACCTCAGCAGGTGCCGAGATCGTCACCATGCTCGGCGGGGGTGCCTCGATCAGCGACTTGGTCGAGATGCAGCGTGGCGTCAGCGGCGACGAACGTCTTCAGCGTCACATCGCGGCAACACCCGCGAGCCTGCCGCCAATACCAATACCCAGACCGCTCAATTGGCGCCTACCGCGCACGCAGCGCGGACTGGCCGCGGCGACCGGTATCGCCCCGATGGGCCGCGGGGATACCGGCTGGTTGCAACGGCTTGCCGATGACTTTGCAGGGCCATCGGGCTGGCTGCTGCATCCCAACAGTTGGATGGTGGCATTCGATTACGAACGCGGCGAACGGGTTTCGTTCGGAACTTCGAGCGCACCGGAAGCCACTGCCGGCCAGGCGCTACGCGCGTCGTGGGCTATCCCAGGCTGGATGCCGCCCGTGACAATCGGCGGGCGGCACTTCGTGGACGGCGGGGCGGCCTCGACCGCGTCCGTCGATCTGATCGAGCCCGATGCTGTCGACGTAATTTATGTCATCGTGCCGATGGCGTCCGAGAATGGTTGCCGAGCTTCCGGCGTCGGTGGATTTCTCGAGTACCATCTGTTCCGTCGCGCCATGTCGGCCGGGCTGCAGCGCGAGGTGGACACGGTACGGGGCCGCGGCACCCAGGTTGTGGTCATTAGTCCCGACCACACGGACCTCGCGGGTCTGGGCGCGCACTTCATGCGACGTAGTCGGCGGCGCGCAGCGTTCGAATCTGCCATGCGCACTGCGCCGCTTGCTATACGACGCGCGCTGGCCAAGAGCGAGGACATGTGA
- a CDS encoding SDR family oxidoreductase, producing the protein MGRSRASGSVDGAVVIVTGGARGIGAMTAELFAARGATVWIGDVDTPDSHLDVTDRSSWKRMVARVLDTSGRIDILVNNAGVMPLGAFEVEPEATTDLVLDVNVRGILNGMQAVIPAMIDQGAGHAVNVASMAGMIPIPGMVTYNASKFAALGASLAARREYTGTGVTVCAVLPSTVRTELTSGVRLGWGMPTVDPDDVARAILRTVRTRADRTSVPGWVAPMWSFVDAFVPEFVEQAVRSRISDRRALTELDAGRRSAYLQRLDRQAKDHAEQSHSGPQS; encoded by the coding sequence ATGGGCAGATCCCGAGCATCAGGCTCGGTCGACGGGGCAGTCGTCATCGTCACGGGCGGGGCACGCGGTATCGGCGCCATGACGGCGGAACTTTTCGCCGCGCGCGGCGCAACGGTGTGGATCGGTGATGTCGACACCCCCGATTCCCACCTCGACGTGACTGATCGCTCGTCGTGGAAGCGAATGGTCGCACGGGTCCTGGATACCTCTGGGCGTATCGACATCCTCGTCAACAACGCGGGGGTGATGCCGTTGGGTGCCTTCGAGGTCGAACCCGAAGCCACTACCGATCTCGTGCTTGACGTCAACGTGCGAGGCATCCTCAATGGTATGCAAGCAGTCATCCCCGCGATGATTGATCAGGGCGCCGGACACGCGGTCAATGTTGCCTCGATGGCGGGAATGATCCCGATTCCTGGAATGGTGACCTACAACGCCAGCAAGTTCGCCGCACTGGGCGCGTCGTTGGCCGCCCGGCGGGAGTACACCGGGACCGGCGTGACAGTGTGTGCGGTACTGCCATCGACGGTGCGCACCGAATTGACTTCGGGTGTTCGCCTTGGATGGGGAATGCCGACAGTCGATCCCGATGACGTCGCGCGCGCGATCCTGCGCACGGTGCGAACCCGCGCCGACCGCACCTCGGTGCCGGGCTGGGTGGCTCCGATGTGGTCCTTTGTCGACGCATTTGTGCCCGAGTTCGTCGAGCAGGCGGTCCGATCCCGCATCTCCGACCGTCGCGCCCTGACCGAACTCGACGCTGGTAGGCGCTCGGCGTATCTGCAACGCCTGGACCGCCAGGCCAAAGACCATGCGGAACAATCGCATTCAGGGCCTCAGTCGTGA